From Xiphophorus couchianus chromosome 23, X_couchianus-1.0, whole genome shotgun sequence, one genomic window encodes:
- the LOC114138749 gene encoding uncharacterized protein LOC114138749, translating into MQAVRVKYRDRQKYICFEGQLTYSSFLECAAKKFSIPTLDLKVFDDSKTEVDEDVFELLLKGPNLGVLEICEAQNLNSEDNPMDQLSCAASSSFTSSSGETEVESDDTIILQHSPATRQRAEDTSLAHMIENVLKNKPGGDRIINEYARTKSLTDSRRRDMVKILVAHMTSEHGTSPSRCVKEDYAKGIITLFPYLADPKSRFGYEHYYNAEDGSGYLAWRLKFVQREASNGQKKVPRLSRTQTGGPTTDRDYLREEDCLMTDSLCSEAIALMKHTADEGTVMRKMKQTFNYRQKMIHDPVKSSSIFLDFPRFLDVGGLVEQDFTLMFGEAISAKFLEKWPTVYKQKVLKQSRGLTQSDDLKNLLDNAEGTTEEENGWDIDMSSILILVHLLPPSPHGRKRPGKLSARQASEHLVKFVKTGTSIQEHLDGIAESRQPYLLAVGTQRSVIHKYFIVIDKHAIPCKSQGSLACFDELFKAHFVFGTSYDHNLVNVYNFLQTAIYEIDVETTKVNPRVAELRARMLR; encoded by the exons ATGCAAGCTGTGCGTGTCAAATACAGAGATCGACAGAAATACATCTGTTTTGAAGGCCAACTGACTTACAGTTCGTTTTTGGAATGTG CTGCAAAAAAGTTCAGCATCCCAACCTTGGACTTAAAAGTCTTTGATGACTCAAAGACTGAAGTGGATGAGGATGTTTTTGAGCTCCTTTTGAAAGGTCCGAACCTTGGTGTGCTAGAGATTTGTGAAGCACAAAATCTCAATTCAGAAG ataatCCTATGGATCAGCTAAGTTGTGCAGCAAGCAGCTCCTTTACCAGTTCCAGTGGAGAAACTGAAGTGGAGTCCGATGACACCATTATATTGCAACACAGTCCTGCAACAAGACAGAGAGCTGAAGACACCTCTCTTGCCCAC ATGATTGAAAATGTTCTAAAGAACAAACCAGGAGGAGACAGGATCATCAATGAATATGCGCGGACAAAAAGCCTAACAGACAGCAGACGGCGTGACATGGTCAAGATATTGGTTGCGCATATGACAAGTGAACATGG GACAAGTCCTTCCAGATGTGTAAAAGAAGACTATGCAAAGGGTATTATTACCTTGTTCCCTTACTTGGCTGATCCTAAGAGCAGATTTGGCTAT GAGCATTATTATAATGCAGAAGATGGAAGTGGGTATCTGGCTTGGAGACTGAAGTTTGTCCAGAGGGAAGCTTCTAATGGACAAAAGAAGGTCCCCAGACTGTCACGAACCCAAACAG GGGGACCAACAACTGATAGAGACTATTTGAGAGAAGAAGACTGCCTTATGACAGATAGCTTGTGTTCTGAGGCCATTGCGCTGATGAAGCACACAGCTGATGAAGGAACTGTTATGAGGAAGATGAAACAGACTTTCAACTATCGCCAGAAGATGATTCATGACCCAGTGAAGTCATCTAGTATCTTTTTGGACTTCCCAAGATTCCTGGACGTAGGAGGATTG GTTGAGCAAGATTTTACATTGATGTTTGGGGAAGCCATCTCTGCAAAGTTCCTGGAGAAGTGGCCCACTGTCTACAAGCAGAAAGTCCTCAAACAAAGTCGTGGTCTCACACAGTCTGATGACCTTAAGAACCTTCTTGACAATGCTGAAGGCacaacagaagaggaaaatg GATGGGACATTGACATGTCATCCATTTTGATCCTAGTGCACCTCCTGCCACCGTCACCTCATGGGCGCAAGAGACCAGGAAAACTCTCAGCCAGACAAGCCAGTGAACATCTTGTGAAGTTTGTCAAG ACAGGAACCAGCATCCAGGAGCACCTTGATGGCATCGCAGAAAGCCGTCAACCATACCTGCTTGCAGTAGGGACTCAGAGGAGCGTGATTCACAAGTACTTCATTGTGATTGACAAACATGCCATACCTTGTAAATCACAAGGTTCTCTTGCCTGTTTTGATGAGCTTTTTAAAGCTCACTTTGTGTTCGGCACTTCATATGATCATAATCTGGTCAATGTGTACAACTTTCTGCAGACCGCCATTTATGAGATAGATGTTGAGACAACTAAAGTGAATCCTAGGGTTGCAGAGTTGAGGGCTCGGATGCTGCGTTAA